In Candidatus Gastranaerophilales bacterium, a single window of DNA contains:
- the rlmH gene encoding 23S rRNA (pseudouridine(1915)-N(3))-methyltransferase RlmH, with product MNIKIIATGKIKENFMKDAIKEYEKRLTPYCSLSVLEIPAETIYDESLAEKYMEAEAQKILQQIKPDSYIITLEIKGKNLSSEDFAQKIKDISNSGINELVFIIGGANGLHKSVTELSNFKLSFSKMTFTHQMIRLILIEQIYRSYKINLNEPYHR from the coding sequence ATGAACATCAAAATCATTGCAACAGGCAAAATAAAAGAAAATTTTATGAAAGACGCTATAAAAGAATACGAAAAACGTCTTACACCATATTGCAGCCTTTCTGTTCTCGAAATCCCCGCTGAGACAATCTACGACGAAAGTCTCGCCGAAAAATATATGGAAGCTGAAGCTCAAAAAATTCTCCAACAAATAAAGCCCGACAGCTACATAATTACACTCGAAATCAAAGGCAAAAATCTATCGTCAGAAGACTTTGCTCAAAAAATAAAAGATATTTCAAACTCAGGTATCAATGAACTTGTATTTATCATTGGTGGTGCAAATGGTCTCCACAAAAGCGTTACAGAGCTGTCAAACTTCAAATTGAGTTTTTCTAAAATGACTTTTACCCACCAAATGATAAGGTTAATCCTGATTGAGCAGATTTACCGCTCTTACAAAATTAACCTTAACGAACCTTATCACAGATAA
- the rpmG gene encoding 50S ribosomal protein L33 encodes MGIKGKNDKMVVLACEDCKRRNYTTTKNKKTLKERMELKKYCPFCKTHTVHKETK; translated from the coding sequence ATGGGCATAAAAGGAAAAAATGACAAAATGGTAGTTCTAGCTTGCGAAGACTGCAAAAGAAGAAACTACACTACAACTAAAAACAAAAAAACTTTGAAAGAAAGAATGGAACTTAAAAAATATTGTCCGTTCTGCAAAACACACACCGTTCACAAAGAAACAAAATAA
- the secE gene encoding preprotein translocase subunit SecE, with the protein MTGSNKDQTSLKDGLINYFKGVRLEWGKITWPEKQQVVVETIYVIVIVFVFTILVLLLDLLFKGFFDMIKGIAGN; encoded by the coding sequence ATGACTGGTTCTAATAAAGATCAAACTTCATTAAAAGATGGTTTAATTAACTATTTTAAAGGCGTCCGCTTGGAATGGGGCAAAATTACTTGGCCTGAAAAACAACAAGTCGTCGTCGAAACTATCTACGTGATTGTAATCGTTTTCGTTTTTACAATCCTCGTTCTTTTATTGGATCTGTTATTTAAAGGTTTCTTCGATATGATTAAAGGTATCGCTGGAAACTAA
- the nusG gene encoding transcription termination/antitermination protein NusG, whose translation MTKDNNELIENQAEESATEALAAEKDAEFKSSIKETKAPQKRWYVVHTYSGHENKVKVNLEKRIEYMNMAEKIFRVEVPQKTITKVKDGKKQDREEKIFPGYVLVEMIMDDDSWYVVRHTAGVTKFVGSSKRPIPAKDSEIKKIINRTQGSTTKIELDVKIGDKVRIVSGPFSDFIGDITEVYPDKSKLRATVSIFGRETPVELEYKQIQKV comes from the coding sequence ATGACTAAAGATAATAATGAATTAATTGAAAATCAAGCTGAAGAATCAGCAACTGAAGCTTTAGCTGCTGAAAAAGATGCAGAATTTAAAAGCTCCATCAAAGAAACTAAAGCTCCTCAAAAAAGATGGTACGTCGTTCATACTTATTCTGGACACGAAAACAAGGTTAAAGTTAATCTCGAAAAACGTATCGAATACATGAACATGGCAGAAAAAATCTTCAGAGTGGAAGTCCCTCAAAAAACTATCACTAAAGTGAAAGATGGCAAAAAACAAGACAGAGAAGAAAAAATCTTCCCTGGATATGTTCTTGTTGAAATGATTATGGATGACGACAGCTGGTACGTCGTAAGACATACTGCCGGCGTTACAAAATTCGTTGGCTCCAGCAAAAGACCTATTCCTGCTAAAGACAGCGAAATCAAAAAAATTATTAACAGGACTCAAGGTTCAACTACAAAAATTGAACTTGATGTTAAAATCGGCGACAAAGTTAGAATTGTTTCAGGTCCGTTTTCTGATTTCATCGGAGATATTACTGAAGTATATCCTGACAAATCTAAATTGCGTGCTACAGTCTCTATCTTCGGTAGAGAAACTCCTGTTGAATTAGAGTATAAACAAATTCAAAAAGTATAA
- the rplK gene encoding 50S ribosomal protein L11, translating to MAKKVVGKIKLQIEAGKANPSPPVGPALGQHGVNIMDFCKQFNAKTESQAGYIIPVIIDVYEDRSFSFIIKSPPAAVLIKKALNIPKGSATPNKTKVAEITRAQLEDIAKIKMNDLNATTMDAAVEMLKGSCRAMGVTVAD from the coding sequence ATGGCAAAAAAAGTAGTAGGAAAAATTAAACTTCAAATTGAAGCCGGAAAAGCTAATCCGTCACCTCCGGTTGGTCCAGCTTTGGGACAACATGGTGTTAATATTATGGATTTCTGTAAACAATTCAACGCTAAAACAGAATCTCAAGCCGGCTATATTATTCCGGTTATTATTGATGTTTATGAAGACAGATCTTTCTCATTCATCATCAAATCACCTCCGGCTGCTGTATTAATTAAAAAAGCTCTTAATATACCAAAGGGTTCAGCTACTCCAAATAAAACTAAAGTCGCTGAAATCACTAGAGCTCAACTTGAAGACATCGCTAAAATTAAAATGAACGATTTAAATGCAACTACCATGGATGCAGCTGTTGAAATGCTTAAAGGTTCTTGCAGAGCTATGGGCGTTACGGTCGCTGACTAG
- the rplA gene encoding 50S ribosomal protein L1 produces MAKLTKKQQKIAEIMEGFEQPASSIEALKMIQKVSKEVAKFNETVECHMRLGIDVKHADQQVRSTTVLPAGLGKEVRVCVIAKGPKASDAKAAGADEAGAEEVIEKIENGWFEFDTLIATPDCMGMLGKLGRVLGPKGLMPNPKTGTVTPDVAKAVKDAKAGKVEFRADKQGMIHVPIGKVDFTEEDLVKNFMTLADAIIKAKPSSAKGTYLKSAFITTTMGPSIKLDARNLVAEVKEYSL; encoded by the coding sequence ATGGCAAAATTAACTAAAAAACAACAAAAAATTGCAGAAATAATGGAAGGTTTTGAACAACCTGCATCTTCTATTGAAGCCTTGAAAATGATTCAAAAAGTTTCTAAAGAAGTTGCTAAGTTCAACGAAACTGTTGAATGTCACATGCGTTTAGGCATAGACGTTAAACACGCTGACCAACAAGTAAGAAGCACAACTGTTCTTCCTGCCGGCTTAGGTAAAGAAGTAAGAGTTTGCGTTATCGCTAAAGGACCTAAAGCCTCTGATGCTAAAGCTGCTGGTGCTGATGAAGCAGGTGCTGAAGAAGTTATCGAAAAAATCGAAAACGGTTGGTTTGAATTCGATACCCTTATTGCAACTCCTGATTGCATGGGCATGTTAGGTAAATTGGGTCGTGTTTTAGGACCTAAAGGCTTGATGCCAAACCCTAAAACTGGTACTGTTACACCTGATGTTGCTAAGGCAGTTAAAGATGCTAAAGCTGGTAAAGTTGAATTCAGAGCTGACAAACAAGGTATGATTCACGTTCCTATCGGAAAAGTTGATTTCACAGAAGAAGACTTGGTTAAAAACTTCATGACATTGGCTGACGCTATCATTAAAGCTAAGCCATCTTCTGCTAAAGGTACTTATCTAAAATCAGCATTCATCACAACAACTATGGGGCCAAGCATTAAACTTGACGCTAGAAACCTAGTTGCTGAAGTTAAAGAATATTCTTTATAA
- a CDS encoding lysophospholipid acyltransferase family protein, translated as MPTFKGKIQIFILSNLVKLMFEMTTRLTLFKNSNYPKEKPCIYALWHAHQCALYANKEKSKLHVLISPSNDGEIIARGVHHVGINTVRGSKGRQGVSSTMQLLEKLENGDSIAITVDGPKGPKRVVKDGIINIAKMSQIPIIPVLWYSPSPNFLKFKSWDEFRYPIGLCKTVALYGDPIYVPSDADKETIEKYRLLLENKMQDIYKDLKANFKKYLKQKDL; from the coding sequence ATGCCAACATTCAAAGGAAAAATACAAATATTTATCTTATCAAATCTTGTCAAATTAATGTTTGAGATGACAACAAGATTAACCTTATTTAAAAATTCTAACTACCCAAAAGAAAAGCCCTGCATATATGCTTTGTGGCATGCACACCAATGTGCTTTATATGCAAATAAAGAAAAATCAAAACTGCACGTTTTAATCAGTCCATCAAATGACGGTGAGATAATAGCAAGAGGCGTTCACCATGTCGGAATAAACACTGTAAGAGGTTCCAAAGGTAGACAAGGCGTATCTTCAACAATGCAACTTTTAGAAAAGCTTGAAAACGGCGACTCTATTGCTATAACCGTAGATGGTCCAAAAGGTCCTAAAAGAGTCGTAAAAGATGGAATAATAAACATTGCAAAAATGTCACAAATACCTATAATTCCGGTTCTTTGGTATTCACCTTCACCAAATTTTCTTAAATTCAAATCTTGGGACGAATTCAGATACCCAATAGGTTTATGTAAAACGGTAGCCTTATATGGCGACCCGATTTATGTACCCTCTGATGCGGATAAAGAAACTATTGAAAAATACAGATTATTACTTGAAAACAAAATGCAAGATATATACAAAGATTTAAAAGCCAATTTTAAAAAATATTTAAAACAAAAAGACCTCTAA
- a CDS encoding response regulator transcription factor yields MTENNEIQGEQQDSRQKILVADDEASIRRILETRLKMIGYDIITAADGEEAIAAFNKYNPDLIVLDVMMPKVDGYGVTREVRRTSDVPIIILTALGDVSERITGLELGADDYVIKPFSPKELEARVKSVLRRTTSKETLAPTGKVAKNVITTGNIKIDTARRQVFRKNERIRLTGMEFSLLELLVNNSGQAYSRNEILQHVWAYPPDHRIDTRVVDVHISRLRSKLETDPANPELILTARGIGYMFQRIA; encoded by the coding sequence ATGACAGAAAATAATGAAATACAAGGTGAACAACAAGACTCTCGCCAAAAAATATTGGTTGCTGATGATGAAGCCAGCATTAGAAGAATCTTAGAAACCCGCCTTAAGATGATTGGTTATGATATTATTACCGCTGCTGACGGGGAAGAAGCTATCGCTGCTTTCAATAAATATAATCCTGACTTAATTGTTCTTGATGTAATGATGCCAAAAGTAGATGGCTATGGTGTTACCAGAGAAGTCAGACGTACTTCTGATGTACCTATTATTATTCTTACAGCTTTGGGTGACGTATCAGAGAGAATTACCGGTCTTGAACTCGGTGCTGATGATTATGTTATCAAACCATTCAGCCCCAAAGAACTTGAAGCTAGAGTTAAATCTGTTTTGAGAAGAACTACCAGCAAAGAAACACTTGCTCCGACAGGTAAAGTCGCTAAAAATGTTATTACTACAGGCAATATCAAAATTGATACAGCCAGACGTCAAGTTTTTAGAAAAAATGAACGTATCAGATTGACAGGCATGGAATTCAGCCTTCTTGAACTTCTAGTTAATAACTCAGGTCAAGCTTATTCAAGAAACGAAATTCTACAACACGTGTGGGCTTATCCACCTGATCATCGCATTGATACCAGAGTTGTTGATGTTCATATTTCGAGATTGCGTTCTAAATTAGAAACTGACCCTGCTAATCCTGAATTGATTCTTACAGCTCGTGGAATTGGTTATATGTTCCAAAGAATAGCATAA
- a CDS encoding DMT family transporter, producing MKDLLSKYKNQNEIFAYISLFIAVILYGTTLTATKVCLTFYSTPELMTFRMLISAFLFLPFFFTTYKNVKIEKLDLKFVLLMMICEPCLYFLFETNALKYTSSGQAGIVSALEPIFIVIGARIILKEKLPKIAYYGLFIAIIGSVFLSLASDVNEQAPNPIFGNFLELCAIILTDTSIITTKYLMDRYPPFYLAGISVMGGAVFFVLLNWIQGGSFAIIPNISAIIVLYLGILTVIAYALYNFSICTLSASKASPFLFLLPVAAVFFGWFFLGETFNLWQLAACSFIFGGIYISQLKDRKKIIKIGRFIQNRKKSIKK from the coding sequence ATGAAAGATTTATTATCCAAATACAAAAATCAAAATGAAATCTTTGCCTATATATCGCTGTTCATAGCGGTAATTCTTTATGGTACAACACTTACTGCAACTAAAGTCTGCTTAACTTTTTATTCTACGCCCGAACTTATGACTTTTAGAATGCTAATTTCTGCATTTTTGTTTTTACCATTCTTTTTCACAACATACAAAAACGTTAAAATTGAAAAATTGGACTTGAAATTTGTTTTATTGATGATGATTTGTGAACCTTGTTTGTATTTTTTATTTGAAACTAATGCTCTTAAATACACCTCGTCTGGTCAAGCGGGTATTGTAAGTGCTCTAGAGCCTATATTTATTGTTATCGGAGCAAGAATAATACTTAAAGAAAAGCTTCCGAAAATAGCCTATTACGGCTTGTTTATAGCGATAATCGGATCTGTGTTTTTAAGCTTGGCATCAGACGTAAACGAACAAGCTCCCAATCCGATTTTCGGTAATTTTTTAGAGCTTTGTGCAATTATATTGACGGATACAAGTATAATCACTACAAAATATTTAATGGACCGATATCCTCCATTTTACCTTGCAGGAATATCTGTTATGGGCGGTGCCGTATTTTTTGTTTTGCTAAACTGGATTCAAGGCGGCAGCTTTGCAATTATACCTAATATCAGTGCTATTATTGTACTTTATCTCGGCATATTGACAGTAATTGCCTATGCTTTATACAATTTTTCGATTTGCACTTTATCTGCAAGTAAAGCCTCTCCTTTTTTATTTTTGCTACCTGTAGCAGCGGTATTTTTCGGCTGGTTTTTCTTGGGAGAAACCTTCAACCTTTGGCAACTCGCAGCTTGCTCTTTTATTTTCGGAGGCATCTATATCAGCCAGCTTAAAGACAGAAAAAAGATTATAAAAATCGGTCGTTTTATTCAAAACCGAAAAAAAAGCATAAAAAAATAG
- a CDS encoding DUF3060 domain-containing protein — protein MISRLSMMNNANTNAVKYASQTNEKKGEFNLFVGGSANDTVLMDADSSIILSGEGNDLLVSKGNGSRIESNGGNNQIATTGDNNKVTVANGNNTIISQGDGNTVTAVTGDNKISTTGDNNKVSVASGDNTIVSAGNSNTILGVSGDNKVSVTGDKNKVNLAIGNNTVIAAGNSNNIETTFGDNKISVTGNENAVDVMAGNNQIVAKGDSNNIEAEDGKNIINVTGNKNNIAATNGDNSILSIGNINNILTGDGKDQIVAIGNGTNIDAGDGDNSVVVSGDDITIKTGSGNDYISTLDFAISGGAYTDFVSYLKDKTTIDGLKAVISGNKNLNIDSGDGNNNIFANTDGKADITVGDGNNKIIATNGLEIAVDDANNFFTK, from the coding sequence ATGATTTCAAGACTAAGTATGATGAATAACGCAAATACAAATGCAGTTAAGTACGCCTCTCAAACTAACGAAAAGAAAGGCGAATTCAACTTATTTGTAGGTGGTTCCGCAAATGATACGGTTCTAATGGATGCTGATTCATCAATTATTTTAAGCGGTGAAGGCAATGATTTGTTGGTTTCTAAAGGTAATGGCTCTCGAATTGAATCAAACGGCGGAAATAATCAGATTGCTACAACAGGTGATAATAATAAAGTAACTGTCGCAAACGGAAATAATACAATTATTTCTCAAGGTGACGGAAACACAGTTACGGCTGTAACCGGCGATAATAAAATTTCAACAACAGGCGATAATAACAAAGTTTCTGTTGCGAGTGGTGATAATACAATAGTTTCAGCCGGCAATTCAAATACAATATTGGGCGTTTCCGGCGACAATAAAGTTTCAGTTACCGGCGACAAAAATAAAGTAAACTTAGCTATTGGTAACAATACCGTTATAGCGGCAGGTAATTCAAATAATATTGAAACAACTTTCGGCGATAATAAAATATCAGTAACCGGCAACGAAAATGCAGTTGATGTGATGGCCGGAAATAATCAAATTGTTGCAAAAGGTGATTCAAACAACATTGAAGCAGAAGACGGAAAAAATATTATCAATGTAACCGGTAATAAAAATAATATCGCTGCTACAAATGGCGACAATTCAATATTAAGCATCGGAAATATTAATAATATACTAACAGGCGATGGCAAAGACCAAATTGTAGCAATCGGAAACGGTACGAACATTGATGCAGGCGATGGTGACAATTCAGTAGTAGTTAGTGGTGATGATATTACCATCAAAACCGGCTCTGGTAACGATTATATTTCAACATTAGATTTTGCAATATCAGGTGGTGCATATACGGATTTTGTTAGTTACTTAAAAGATAAAACAACTATTGATGGCTTAAAAGCAGTCATTTCAGGCAACAAAAACTTGAACATTGACAGTGGCGACGGAAACAATAACATTTTTGCTAATACCGATGGCAAGGCTGATATAACTGTCGGCGACGGTAACAACAAAATTATTGCAACTAACGGTTTGGAAATTGCTGTCGATGATGCAAATAATTTCTTTACAAAATAA
- a CDS encoding carbohydrate kinase family protein, with amino-acid sequence MFDVITIGSATMDAFIETDAAKIVSVTSMKDSAEFMAYPYGAKIEIDNFKSSTGGGAVNTATNFSNLGLKTSTIIKIGSDNQGKTVVDNLVKFKVDTSNVKMCNDSTTGFSVILTSFQGDRTVLAHRGPNATITTKDINFDAIKKSKWLYIAPLNGHSREVLDEIAVFAEENGVKTAINLGTSSIKQGVDKLAKVLSTAEVITMNLEEASMLTGIKVRPDTKEEKFSRNLVHPDVMAMLKSIKASHPKIVMITDGKNGVYAYDGNTLYRCPEFPANVVSTLGAGDAFSSTFVASLMKTNNNIEKSLKYASINAAAAVSKFGAQEGFLTFSEIEKKLNESPDFVVDKCHFDITIDNSDNSNLKM; translated from the coding sequence ATGTTTGATGTAATAACAATCGGAAGTGCAACAATGGATGCTTTTATAGAAACTGATGCTGCAAAAATCGTTTCTGTCACATCTATGAAAGATTCAGCTGAGTTTATGGCTTATCCTTACGGTGCCAAAATTGAAATTGACAATTTTAAATCTTCAACGGGTGGTGGAGCTGTTAATACGGCGACAAACTTCTCAAACTTAGGGTTAAAAACATCTACAATAATTAAAATCGGAAGTGATAATCAAGGCAAAACCGTCGTTGATAATTTAGTTAAATTCAAAGTAGATACTTCAAATGTTAAGATGTGTAATGATTCAACTACGGGCTTTTCAGTTATATTAACGAGTTTTCAAGGCGATAGAACCGTTCTTGCACATAGAGGTCCAAATGCAACAATTACTACTAAAGATATAAATTTTGATGCTATAAAAAAATCAAAATGGCTTTATATCGCACCATTAAATGGGCACTCAAGAGAGGTTTTAGATGAGATAGCTGTTTTTGCTGAAGAAAATGGCGTCAAAACCGCAATTAATCTCGGAACAAGCAGTATAAAACAAGGAGTTGACAAACTTGCAAAAGTTTTAAGCACGGCAGAGGTCATAACAATGAATTTAGAAGAAGCGTCCATGCTTACTGGTATAAAAGTTCGTCCCGATACAAAAGAGGAAAAATTTTCAAGAAATTTAGTTCATCCTGATGTAATGGCGATGTTAAAGTCTATCAAAGCTTCTCATCCGAAAATTGTAATGATAACAGATGGCAAAAACGGAGTTTATGCTTATGACGGCAATACCTTGTATCGTTGTCCTGAATTTCCGGCAAATGTTGTAAGTACATTAGGAGCCGGAGATGCTTTTTCTTCAACCTTTGTAGCTTCATTAATGAAAACTAACAATAATATAGAAAAATCTCTCAAATATGCTTCAATAAACGCTGCTGCTGCGGTTTCTAAATTTGGAGCACAAGAAGGATTTTTAACTTTTTCAGAGATTGAGAAAAAATTGAATGAGTCTCCTGATTTTGTTGTTGATAAATGTCATTTTGATATCACAATAGATAATAGTGATAATTCGAATTTAAAAATGTAA
- the xerD gene encoding site-specific tyrosine recombinase XerD: protein MNKNSTQYLKDFALYLEVERNFSPHTLKAYHSDVLDFLVWLNEEDVTSVSYKTFKEFLLFIQKFNYTKTTTARKIASLRTFYRFLYREKIIEANPALGIHAPKRGKPLPKFLTQEEIDQILNNIKIETPSGYRNRTILELLYATGMRISELSGLNFEDLNLENNEIRVLGKGGKERIVLVSNKAKEFLNKYIKTARYMVQKEGNKEKPTEESPVFINKTGYRLQPQSVRLAIKDVVEKIKLPKDVTPHVFRHSFATKLLEKGADLRVVQELLGHSSISNTQIYTHVTTERLKQAYNSAHPRAK, encoded by the coding sequence ATGAATAAAAATTCAACTCAATACTTAAAAGATTTTGCACTCTACCTTGAGGTAGAAAGAAATTTTTCCCCACATACTCTAAAAGCATACCATTCCGATGTATTGGATTTTTTGGTTTGGTTAAACGAGGAGGATGTTACTTCTGTATCTTATAAAACTTTTAAAGAATTTTTGCTTTTTATACAAAAATTTAATTATACAAAGACAACGACGGCAAGAAAAATTGCTTCCCTAAGGACTTTTTATCGTTTCTTGTATCGTGAAAAAATTATTGAAGCAAACCCCGCACTGGGAATTCACGCTCCAAAAAGAGGTAAGCCGTTGCCAAAATTCCTCACCCAAGAAGAAATTGACCAAATTCTAAACAATATCAAGATTGAAACGCCCTCCGGGTATAGAAATCGGACAATATTAGAGCTTCTATATGCTACAGGCATGCGTATTTCGGAATTAAGCGGACTGAATTTTGAAGACCTTAATTTAGAAAATAACGAAATAAGAGTTTTGGGTAAAGGCGGTAAAGAAAGAATCGTTCTTGTTTCTAACAAGGCAAAGGAATTTTTAAACAAATATATAAAAACTGCACGTTATATGGTGCAAAAAGAAGGTAACAAAGAAAAACCTACTGAGGAAAGTCCTGTATTTATAAACAAGACAGGATATAGACTTCAACCTCAAAGTGTAAGATTGGCAATAAAAGATGTAGTTGAAAAAATAAAGTTACCGAAAGATGTTACGCCTCATGTCTTTAGACATAGCTTTGCAACAAAGCTTCTTGAAAAAGGAGCTGATTTGAGGGTTGTACAAGAACTTTTAGGTCACAGTAGCATAAGCAACACCCAAATATATACCCATGTTACTACCGAACGTCTTAAACAGGCGTACAATTCGGCTCACCCGAGGGCGAAATAA
- a CDS encoding 4-alpha-glucanotransferase, with amino-acid sequence MKVSSINSNVTKPSFGRALTTEENREYQVLMKQARKSLGTGDTYMITPDTALPQEKGKNTGIGTSFSKSGQDFIKFMKKMTGITFVQYLPQGTISKGNKSPFSGSVFAVGPHLIDLEKLTQPEFNSILPQKEFKAAAKEKNTNNVNFDSVLGVDGVQEKALRKAYSNFQKLDDSSDLKIKYNDFMNSDDTEWLQRDSLYEALSEKHGNDYWKNWDDDLDKNLFSGKYPKAKVNDRISELEEEYSDTIGYNNFVQFVANEQQQETKQALNSENIKVAGDCLVGFSPRENWAFQSAFMSDKYIGCSGEGGSVNAWGLPAIDFDSIGNGGRTSESEKLLTHKLDTFFTKYDGARVDAAWELVQPYIYEQKEGQAPRKDRDRYEGDKIFNLIEKTAQKHGTNKENITYEMLGGPVNHKDNLLKGRTQIHHSIYQNPGWGSVQFYTNEGLRPNEFTFGLGTHDDIGLQDIANVKRGEQAPVLAKNLHIFNEGELKSSPAKFMRAKWAELFTARNNFFTAFDAVGVDGRFNDQNGGNPVNWTLRIPDNYEEAYHKNLTQGKGLNAARAMADAMEITGKGEWQVKEKLHKVASILEQNGPMTEAEANKKLGANKSVI; translated from the coding sequence ATGAAAGTTTCAAGTATTAATTCAAATGTGACAAAACCGTCTTTCGGAAGAGCTTTAACTACCGAAGAAAATCGTGAATATCAAGTCTTGATGAAGCAAGCAAGAAAATCTTTAGGAACCGGTGATACTTATATGATTACCCCTGACACAGCGTTGCCTCAAGAAAAAGGCAAAAATACAGGTATAGGAACTTCTTTTTCTAAATCAGGTCAAGATTTTATAAAATTTATGAAAAAAATGACAGGTATAACTTTCGTTCAATATCTACCTCAAGGAACTATCTCAAAAGGTAACAAATCACCTTTTTCAGGGTCTGTTTTTGCTGTCGGACCGCATTTAATCGATCTTGAAAAACTAACTCAACCCGAATTTAATTCAATTTTGCCTCAAAAAGAATTTAAAGCTGCAGCAAAAGAAAAAAATACAAATAATGTCAATTTTGATTCAGTTTTAGGTGTTGATGGCGTTCAAGAAAAAGCATTAAGAAAAGCGTATTCTAATTTCCAAAAACTTGATGATAGTTCAGATTTGAAGATTAAATATAATGATTTTATGAACTCTGATGATACTGAATGGCTTCAAAGAGATTCATTATATGAAGCATTGAGTGAAAAACATGGCAATGATTACTGGAAAAATTGGGATGACGATTTAGATAAAAATTTATTCTCAGGAAAATATCCTAAAGCCAAAGTAAACGATAGAATTTCTGAATTAGAAGAAGAATATTCAGACACAATCGGATATAACAATTTCGTTCAATTTGTTGCAAATGAACAACAACAAGAAACAAAACAAGCATTAAATTCTGAAAATATAAAAGTTGCAGGTGATTGCTTAGTAGGGTTTTCACCTAGAGAAAATTGGGCGTTCCAATCAGCTTTTATGTCTGACAAATATATCGGCTGTTCAGGAGAAGGTGGAAGCGTCAATGCTTGGGGATTGCCAGCTATAGATTTTGATTCTATAGGTAATGGAGGCAGAACGTCAGAATCTGAAAAATTGTTGACTCACAAATTAGACACTTTCTTTACTAAATATGATGGTGCCAGAGTCGATGCTGCGTGGGAACTTGTTCAACCATATATCTACGAACAAAAAGAAGGACAGGCACCTCGCAAAGACCGTGACAGATATGAAGGTGATAAAATCTTTAATTTGATAGAAAAAACTGCTCAAAAACATGGTACAAACAAAGAAAATATCACATATGAAATGCTTGGCGGTCCGGTAAATCATAAAGATAATTTGTTAAAAGGCAGAACTCAAATTCACCATTCTATCTATCAAAATCCTGGTTGGGGCTCTGTTCAATTCTATACTAACGAGGGTTTACGACCTAACGAATTTACCTTTGGGTTAGGTACTCATGATGATATCGGTCTACAAGATATTGCTAATGTCAAAAGAGGGGAGCAAGCTCCTGTCTTGGCTAAAAATCTTCATATTTTCAATGAAGGTGAATTAAAATCAAGCCCTGCAAAATTCATGAGAGCTAAATGGGCAGAACTATTTACCGCAAGAAATAACTTCTTTACAGCTTTTGATGCAGTAGGTGTAGACGGTAGATTTAATGACCAAAACGGAGGCAATCCTGTTAATTGGACATTGAGAATTCCTGATAATTATGAAGAAGCTTACCATAAAAATTTAACCCAAGGAAAAGGCTTGAACGCAGCAAGAGCAATGGCTGACGCTATGGAAATTACCGGTAAAGGTGAGTGGCAGGTCAAAGAAAAATTGCATAAAGTTGCTTCAATACTTGAACAAAACGGACCAATGACAGAAGCTGAGGCTAACAAAAAACTTGGTGCAAATAAAAGCGTAATCTAG